Genomic DNA from Roseburia intestinalis L1-82:
TGGCATGGCCGGCCCAGAATATGCCGGTAGAGTTTTTTGGCAGCAGTTATCCATGGAGCATCAGCATGGGGAAAGATGTGGACAAATCTGCTGTAAAAGTGACTCTCATAAGGCAGTCGGATCAGAAAAAATGGGCTTTTTCAGAAAAGAAAGCCGATGGCTATTTTAACGTGGAAAACAGTAATTATGGACAGAAAGGATGCATTATTTTCCGTCCGGAAAATCTGAGTTATCAGCCGGGAGATACATTTGAAGTAAAAATTACAGGACTTGACCAGAAAGTATCTTATACAGTGAAATTCTTTTCTGTAAACAGTTCAGCGGAGTCAGATGAAAAGCAGAAAGAATCGAAGATCACGGCGAAAAACATCACAAAAACCTTCAGCACCACAACATTTTCCATCAATGCGAAAACGAATGGAAAAGGGAAGATGACGTATAAGGTTGCGGACGAAAAAATCGCCGCTGTAAGTAAAAAAGGTGTAGTTACACTTAAAAATTACGGAGAGACAAAAATTAAGATCCGTGTAGCTGCAAGTGGTAATTATAAGGCGGCTGAAAAGACGATCACGTTGACGGTAAAGCCGGTAAAAGCAAAAACGGGTTCGCTGAAATCGACTGCAAAGGGCAGTTTTGCGTTAAAGTGGAAACAGGATAAGAAGGCGACCGGCTATATCATACAATATTCTACCGATAAACGTTTTGAGAAGAATGTGAAAAGCACAACAGTTTCAAGTAACAGGACGACATCGAAGAAGATTGGAAAGCTGAAAGCCGGTAAAAAATATTATGTCAGAATCTGTTCCTATAAAAAATCCTGTGGAAAGAA
This window encodes:
- a CDS encoding fibronectin type III domain-containing protein, yielding MKKLLLKNAVMLAVVIFCIGSVNCYAATSTGINVNYHSQKEIKDYLKSKKVNIDAETTYSKKASDVKPYQAGTISESSQKSALNTMNAIRYIAGIDAVGLDSSYTKMEQAAALVNSANGTLSHFPSKPAGMDDRLYQLGASGASSGNLSYASWKCGLGYHLVKAWMNDGDDYNIDRVGHRRWILNPPMEKTGFGWVYGSHGTYAAMYAFDNWYEPTDYYGVAWPAQNMPVEFFGSSYPWSISMGKDVDKSAVKVTLIRQSDQKKWAFSEKKADGYFNVENSNYGQKGCIIFRPENLSYQPGDTFEVKITGLDQKVSYTVKFFSVNSSAESDEKQKESKITAKNITKTFSTTTFSINAKTNGKGKMTYKVADEKIAAVSKKGVVTLKNYGETKIKIRVAASGNYKAAEKTITLTVKPVKAKTGSLKSTAKGSFALKWKQDKKATGYIIQYSTDKRFEKNVKSTTVSSNRTTSKKIGKLKAGKKYYVRICSYKKSCGKNIKGAYSDVKTVITKK